A single window of Jiangella alkaliphila DNA harbors:
- a CDS encoding LacI family DNA-binding transcriptional regulator: MVTIYDVARQAGVSAATVSRVLNGHVKVDPVLAGRVTDAVAQLGYRRNAVARNLRISQTTLWAVIVSDVQNPFFTSMVRGIEDVALSAGYSVVLCNSDENPEKESNYITAALAERMAGVVISPSSNRVDDVELLLQAGCPVVVIDRELDGLSTDTVLVDNEHGAQLGTAHLVEQGFRRIACIAGPRWLSTATQRLDGYGRALREAGQPVDPALVRHADFRERGGYEAMASLLDDNAAAPPDAVFAANNLMTIGAMECLVERGVTVPSDVAIVGFDAIPWADLIRPTLTTVAQPTYEVGRRAAQLLTKRLASPAAEPTRIVLPTALQIRASSIRATA; this comes from the coding sequence GTGGTCACCATCTACGACGTTGCACGCCAGGCGGGCGTGTCGGCCGCCACCGTGTCGCGCGTGCTCAACGGCCACGTCAAGGTCGATCCGGTGCTGGCGGGACGGGTCACCGACGCGGTCGCGCAACTCGGCTACCGCCGCAACGCCGTCGCCCGCAACCTGCGCATCAGCCAGACCACGCTGTGGGCAGTCATCGTCTCCGACGTCCAGAACCCTTTCTTCACCTCGATGGTCCGCGGCATCGAGGACGTCGCGCTCTCCGCCGGGTACTCCGTCGTGCTCTGCAACAGCGACGAGAACCCGGAAAAGGAGTCGAACTACATCACGGCGGCGCTGGCCGAGCGCATGGCCGGGGTCGTCATCTCGCCGTCGTCGAACCGCGTCGACGACGTCGAGCTGCTGCTCCAGGCCGGCTGCCCGGTGGTCGTCATCGACCGCGAACTGGACGGCCTCAGCACCGACACCGTCCTGGTCGACAACGAGCACGGCGCTCAGCTGGGCACCGCGCACCTCGTCGAGCAAGGCTTTCGCCGCATCGCGTGCATCGCTGGGCCACGCTGGCTCAGCACCGCCACCCAGCGGCTCGACGGCTACGGCCGCGCGCTGCGCGAGGCCGGGCAGCCGGTCGACCCCGCCCTCGTGCGGCACGCCGACTTCCGCGAGCGCGGCGGGTACGAGGCCATGGCGTCGCTGCTCGACGACAACGCCGCGGCGCCGCCCGACGCCGTCTTCGCGGCCAACAACCTCATGACCATCGGCGCCATGGAGTGCCTGGTCGAGCGCGGAGTGACGGTGCCATCTGACGTCGCCATCGTGGGGTTCGACGCCATCCCGTGGGCCGACCTCATCCGGCCCACCCTGACCACGGTCGCCCAGCCGACCTACGAGGTCGGCCGGCGGGCGGCGCAGCTGCTGACAAAGCGCTTGGCCAGCCCAGCCGCCGAGCCCACCCGCATCGTGCTGCCCACGGCGCTGCAGATCCGGGCCAGCTCGATCCGCGCCACCGCCTGA
- a CDS encoding carbohydrate ABC transporter permease — translation MSSAVDTAPPRWWRTRRGEQRLVGYAFLLPDLLGLAVFVALPILGAFYISFHDWTGIGAREWSGTANYETLLQDQAFRDSLRITAVYTVTFVPLLFVLSLALALLVNRGLALSGFFRSAYFAPFMVSLVVASVIWGFMLQDPGGVLNAIIGLFGIDPQPWLGSTRLALVSVILVTLWQGVGYSMIIFLTGLQDIPKVYYEAAVVDGAGAWRRFRGITLPLLRPTSVFVLLITFISALQLFDPIYVLTQGGPAGATRTTVVYIYETAFQFLQLGYASALSVALFVIILVFSLLQLRIFRHESYD, via the coding sequence GTGAGCAGCGCCGTCGACACCGCGCCGCCGCGCTGGTGGCGAACCCGGCGCGGCGAGCAGCGGCTGGTCGGGTACGCGTTCTTGCTGCCGGACCTGCTGGGCCTGGCGGTGTTCGTGGCGCTGCCGATCCTGGGCGCGTTCTACATCTCGTTCCACGACTGGACCGGCATCGGGGCGCGGGAGTGGTCCGGAACGGCCAACTACGAGACGCTGCTGCAGGACCAGGCGTTCCGCGACTCGCTCAGGATCACCGCCGTCTACACGGTCACGTTCGTGCCGCTGTTGTTCGTGCTGTCTCTTGCGCTGGCGCTGCTGGTCAACCGCGGCCTGGCACTGAGCGGGTTCTTCCGGTCGGCCTACTTCGCGCCGTTCATGGTGTCGCTGGTGGTGGCCTCGGTCATCTGGGGGTTCATGCTGCAGGACCCCGGCGGCGTGCTGAACGCGATCATCGGGCTCTTCGGCATCGACCCGCAGCCGTGGCTCGGCTCGACCCGGCTGGCGCTGGTGTCGGTGATCCTGGTGACGCTCTGGCAAGGCGTCGGCTACAGCATGATCATCTTCCTGACCGGGCTGCAGGACATCCCGAAGGTCTACTACGAGGCGGCGGTGGTCGACGGCGCCGGCGCGTGGCGGCGCTTCCGCGGCATCACGCTGCCGCTGCTGCGCCCCACCAGCGTGTTCGTCCTGCTCATCACGTTCATCAGCGCGCTGCAGCTGTTCGACCCGATCTATGTGCTGACGCAGGGCGGCCCGGCCGGCGCGACTCGCACCACCGTCGTCTACATCTACGAGACCGCCTTCCAGTTCCTGCAGCTGGGCTATGCGTCGGCGCTGTCGGTGGCGCTGTTCGTGATCATCCTGGTCTTCTCCCTCCTCCAGCTACGGATCTTCCGCCATGAGTCATACGACTGA
- a CDS encoding NADP-dependent isocitrate dehydrogenase, whose protein sequence is MAKIKVAGPVVELDGDEMTRIIWSFIKERLIHPYLDIDLRYYDLGIEHRDATDDQVTIDAANAIKEHGVGVKCATITPDEARVEEFGLKKMWVSPNGTIRNILGGVVFREPIIISNIPRLVPGWTKPIIIGRHAHGDQYKATNFKVPGAGELTITFTPADGSEPIQHVVANYGDDGGVAMGMYNFNKSIEDFARASFSYGLQRNYPVYMSTKNTILKAYDGAFKDIFADVFEREFKAEFEAAGLTYEHRLIDDMVAAALKWEGGYVWACKNYDGDVQSDTVAQGFGSLGLMTSVLMTPDGKTVEAEAAHGTVTRHYRQHQAGKPTSTNPIASIYAWTGGLKHRGKLDNTPEVTGFAETLEDVIIKTVESGVMTKDLALLVGPDQEWKTTEDFLGALDENLAKRLV, encoded by the coding sequence ATGGCGAAGATCAAGGTAGCCGGGCCCGTCGTCGAGCTCGACGGCGACGAGATGACGCGGATCATCTGGTCGTTCATCAAAGAGCGGCTGATCCACCCGTACCTCGACATCGACCTGCGCTACTACGACCTCGGCATCGAGCACCGCGATGCCACCGACGACCAGGTGACCATCGACGCCGCCAACGCCATCAAGGAGCACGGCGTCGGCGTCAAGTGCGCCACCATCACGCCCGACGAGGCGCGGGTCGAGGAGTTCGGCCTGAAGAAGATGTGGGTCTCGCCCAACGGCACGATCCGCAACATCCTCGGCGGCGTGGTGTTCCGCGAGCCGATCATCATCTCGAACATCCCGCGGCTGGTGCCGGGCTGGACCAAGCCGATCATCATCGGCCGTCACGCGCACGGCGACCAGTACAAGGCGACCAACTTCAAGGTGCCCGGCGCCGGCGAGCTGACCATCACGTTCACCCCGGCCGACGGCTCCGAGCCGATCCAGCACGTGGTCGCCAACTACGGCGACGACGGCGGCGTGGCCATGGGCATGTACAACTTCAACAAGTCCATCGAGGACTTCGCCCGCGCCTCGTTCTCGTACGGCCTGCAGCGCAACTACCCGGTCTACATGTCGACGAAGAACACCATCCTCAAGGCCTACGACGGCGCCTTCAAGGACATCTTCGCCGACGTCTTCGAGCGGGAGTTCAAGGCCGAGTTCGAGGCGGCCGGCCTGACCTACGAGCACCGGCTCATCGACGACATGGTCGCGGCCGCGCTGAAGTGGGAGGGCGGCTACGTCTGGGCCTGCAAGAACTACGACGGCGACGTCCAGTCCGACACCGTCGCGCAGGGCTTCGGCTCGCTCGGCCTGATGACGTCGGTGCTCATGACGCCCGACGGCAAGACCGTCGAGGCCGAGGCCGCGCACGGCACCGTCACCCGGCACTACCGCCAGCACCAGGCCGGCAAGCCGACGTCGACCAACCCGATCGCGTCCATCTACGCCTGGACCGGCGGCCTCAAGCACCGCGGCAAGCTCGACAACACTCCCGAGGTCACCGGCTTCGCCGAGACCCTCGAGGACGTCATCATCAAGACGGTCGAGTCCGGCGTCATGACGAAGGACCTCGCGCTGCTGGTCGGCCCGGACCAGGAGTGGAAGACCACCGAGGACTTCCTCGGCGCGCTCGACGAGAACCTCGCCAAGCGGCTCGTCTGA
- a CDS encoding FGGY-family carbohydrate kinase, protein MPEFVLGIDIGTASSKAVLASTGGEVVAVEVVEHDTSRPRPGWVEQDADAVWWADVCELSRRMTERFPAGSIGAVCVSGIGPTALVAGADGAPLRPAILYGVDTRAVGQAAALSSRLGEDAVLERCGSRLSSQSAGPKLAWIRENEPDVWARTRYFFMANSYVVYRLTGAYVLDHHSANQAQPLYDRRRGEWIAEWAEVVAPGLALPSLRWPTDVAGHVTAEAAAATGLPAGTPVVVGTIDAWAEAESVDVGRPGDVMIMYGSTMFFIAVTSTPVAHPQLWGTVGQHPGLHTLAGGMASSGSITGWFRDLTGGRPYPSLLADAAAVPAGSDGLLALPYFDGERTPFADPDARGVLAGLTLRHSTGHVYRALLEATAFGVRHNLAEFAAAGVTASRVVAVGGGTQGDLWTTIVSSAAGVTQEVPRVTVGAAYGDAKFAAVAIGAADRDADWNGGGVTVAPDPADAAVYDRLFPLYRELHERTADVQHALAVGARR, encoded by the coding sequence GTGCCCGAGTTCGTCCTCGGGATCGACATCGGGACGGCCAGCAGCAAGGCCGTCCTGGCGTCGACCGGCGGCGAGGTGGTGGCCGTCGAGGTCGTCGAGCACGACACCTCGCGGCCGCGGCCGGGCTGGGTCGAGCAGGACGCCGACGCCGTCTGGTGGGCCGACGTGTGCGAGCTGAGCCGGCGGATGACGGAGCGGTTCCCGGCGGGTTCGATCGGCGCGGTGTGCGTCAGCGGCATCGGGCCGACGGCGCTGGTGGCCGGCGCCGACGGGGCGCCGCTGCGGCCGGCGATCCTCTACGGCGTGGACACCCGCGCCGTCGGGCAGGCCGCGGCTTTGTCGTCGCGGCTGGGCGAGGACGCCGTGCTGGAGCGGTGCGGGTCGCGGCTGTCGTCGCAGTCGGCCGGCCCGAAGCTGGCGTGGATCCGCGAGAACGAGCCGGACGTGTGGGCCCGGACCCGGTACTTCTTCATGGCCAACTCGTATGTCGTGTACCGGCTGACCGGCGCGTACGTGCTCGACCACCACTCGGCGAACCAGGCCCAGCCGCTGTACGACCGGCGCCGGGGCGAGTGGATCGCCGAGTGGGCCGAGGTCGTCGCGCCCGGGCTGGCGCTGCCGTCGCTGCGCTGGCCGACCGACGTCGCCGGTCACGTGACGGCGGAGGCGGCCGCCGCGACCGGGCTGCCGGCCGGCACGCCGGTCGTCGTCGGAACCATCGACGCCTGGGCCGAGGCCGAGAGCGTCGACGTCGGGCGGCCCGGCGACGTGATGATCATGTACGGCTCGACGATGTTCTTCATCGCCGTGACGTCGACGCCGGTCGCGCATCCGCAGCTGTGGGGGACCGTCGGCCAGCACCCGGGCCTGCACACGCTGGCCGGCGGCATGGCCAGCTCCGGGTCGATCACCGGCTGGTTCCGCGACCTCACCGGCGGCCGGCCGTACCCGTCGCTGCTGGCGGACGCTGCCGCTGTGCCGGCCGGCTCGGACGGCCTGCTCGCGCTGCCCTACTTCGACGGCGAGCGGACCCCGTTCGCCGACCCGGACGCGCGCGGCGTGCTGGCCGGGCTGACCCTGCGCCACAGCACCGGCCACGTCTACCGGGCGCTGCTCGAGGCGACCGCGTTCGGCGTGCGGCACAACCTGGCCGAGTTCGCCGCCGCGGGTGTCACGGCCTCGCGCGTGGTCGCCGTCGGCGGCGGCACCCAGGGCGACCTGTGGACCACGATCGTCAGCAGCGCCGCCGGGGTGACGCAGGAGGTGCCTCGGGTGACGGTCGGCGCGGCCTATGGCGACGCGAAGTTCGCCGCGGTCGCGATCGGCGCGGCAGACCGCGACGCGGACTGGAACGGCGGCGGCGTCACCGTCGCGCCCGACCCCGCCGACGCTGCCGTGTACGACCGGTTGTTCCCGCTCTACCGCGAGCTGCACGAGCGG
- a CDS encoding DUF4185 domain-containing protein, which produces MRTLLPTATIAGLLLATALAADGGPAPSDGVTVTRGVPVARLTGAGSINETAANYQVYGTDLGIMWDNGAGDVLMAFGDTYGEGWGGNGAGPREADWRCNVLATSSDRDLADGMTFDSMVQDRPGHAGQLLDCLKQNEVEETVIPTAGIAVGGRSYIHYMSVNHWGPAGTWFTNHSGIAWSDDDGQTWTKDPDAVWANTPEWDSSFQMTAYARHRGHVYLFGTPNGRWGDAHVARVPAGRVQDKDAYRYWDGAGWSRDEAAAAPVADGPIGELSVQYNEYTGRWLMTYLDESRAQIVLRDAPRPTGPWGEEQVIVDGAEYPALYGGYLHPWSSGPDLYFALTQWGPYNVTLMRSTLTRE; this is translated from the coding sequence ATGAGAACCCTGTTGCCGACGGCGACCATCGCCGGTCTGCTGCTAGCGACCGCCCTCGCCGCGGACGGTGGACCGGCGCCGTCGGACGGCGTCACCGTCACCCGCGGCGTGCCGGTGGCTCGGCTGACCGGCGCCGGCTCGATCAACGAGACCGCGGCGAACTATCAGGTGTACGGCACCGACCTCGGCATCATGTGGGACAACGGCGCCGGCGACGTGCTGATGGCCTTCGGCGACACCTATGGCGAGGGCTGGGGCGGCAACGGCGCCGGGCCGCGCGAGGCGGACTGGCGGTGCAACGTGCTGGCGACGTCCTCGGACCGCGACCTGGCCGACGGCATGACGTTCGACTCGATGGTGCAGGACCGGCCCGGCCACGCCGGGCAGCTGCTGGACTGCCTCAAGCAGAACGAGGTGGAAGAGACGGTGATCCCGACGGCCGGCATCGCGGTCGGCGGGCGCAGCTACATCCACTACATGTCGGTGAACCACTGGGGCCCGGCCGGCACCTGGTTCACCAACCACTCCGGCATCGCCTGGTCCGACGACGACGGCCAGACGTGGACGAAGGACCCGGACGCGGTCTGGGCGAACACGCCTGAGTGGGACAGTAGTTTCCAGATGACCGCGTACGCCCGCCACCGCGGCCACGTCTACCTGTTCGGCACGCCCAACGGCCGGTGGGGCGACGCGCACGTGGCGCGCGTCCCAGCCGGCCGGGTGCAGGACAAGGACGCGTACCGGTACTGGGACGGCGCCGGTTGGTCCCGCGACGAGGCGGCCGCCGCGCCCGTCGCCGACGGGCCGATCGGCGAGCTGTCCGTGCAGTACAACGAGTACACCGGCCGCTGGCTGATGACGTACCTCGACGAGTCGCGGGCGCAGATCGTGCTGCGCGACGCGCCACGGCCGACCGGGCCGTGGGGTGAGGAGCAGGTCATCGTCGACGGCGCGGAGTATCCGGCGCTGTACGGCGGGTACCTGCACCCGTGGTCCAGCGGCCCGGACCTCTACTTCGCGCTGACCCAGTGGGGCCCGTACAACGTGACGCTGATGCGCTCGACGCTCACCCGGGAGTGA
- a CDS encoding carbohydrate ABC transporter permease has protein sequence MSHTTEAAPVRELTARPPVPRRRRRLADRLVLYTLAILAFVVLAGPLLWMLSSSLKDGSEVLANPPTVLPRELHFQNYIDVFEQVPFARYLLNSLFVATVVTAVSLLFHSMAAYSLARLRFPGRNAIFLAILSTLMVPFTVIVIPLFIIVDWLGWVDTYQGLIIPMIPHAFGIFLLRQFYLSLPRELEEAAIVDGAGLVKVYWHIVLPLSRPILAALGIFFFLANWNNFLWPLIVTQSQDLWVVQLGMQQFTGQHGTQYHLIMAASTLAALPTLILFFVLQRRLVEGIKLTGLKG, from the coding sequence ATGAGTCATACGACTGAGGCCGCGCCGGTCCGGGAGCTCACCGCCCGCCCGCCGGTCCCCCGTCGCCGGCGCCGGCTGGCCGACCGGCTGGTGCTGTACACGCTGGCGATCCTGGCGTTCGTCGTATTGGCCGGGCCACTGCTGTGGATGCTGTCCAGCTCGCTCAAGGACGGCTCCGAGGTGCTGGCCAACCCGCCGACGGTGCTGCCGCGCGAGCTGCATTTCCAGAACTACATCGACGTGTTCGAGCAGGTGCCGTTCGCGCGGTACCTGCTGAACTCGCTGTTCGTCGCGACCGTCGTCACGGCGGTGTCGTTGCTGTTCCACTCGATGGCGGCGTACTCGCTGGCCCGGCTGCGCTTCCCCGGCCGCAACGCGATCTTCCTGGCCATCCTGTCGACGCTGATGGTGCCGTTCACCGTCATCGTGATCCCGCTGTTCATCATCGTCGACTGGCTGGGCTGGGTAGACACCTACCAGGGCCTGATCATCCCGATGATCCCGCACGCGTTCGGCATCTTCCTGCTGCGGCAGTTCTACCTGTCGCTACCTCGGGAGCTCGAGGAGGCGGCGATCGTCGACGGCGCCGGCCTGGTCAAGGTGTACTGGCACATCGTGCTGCCGTTGTCGCGGCCGATCCTGGCGGCGCTGGGCATCTTCTTCTTCCTGGCCAACTGGAACAATTTCCTGTGGCCGCTCATCGTCACGCAGTCGCAGGACCTGTGGGTGGTGCAGCTGGGCATGCAGCAGTTCACCGGCCAGCACGGCACCCAGTACCACCTGATCATGGCCGCCTCGACGCTGGCGGCGCTGCCGACGCTCATCCTGTTCTTCGTCCTCCAGCGCCGGCTCGTGGAGGGCATCAAACTGACCGGCCTCAAGGGCTGA
- a CDS encoding glycoside hydrolase family 172 protein, whose translation MTGPLSNLPQLTGTRSARASSWDRTGGNDDRLTIAPGDTAQLAAIDEPGVVRHIWVTIACDDEHYLRKIVLRMYWDGADSPCVEAPVGDFFGLGHAQHRNFVSMPLQMSPQDGKAFNCWFPMPFDSARIEVANECATDVVFYYYVDYDLTGAPDPRAGRFHARWQRQNPTDGLADESGLTNSEFQFGGANTDGAGNYVLLDAVGEGHYVGCHVDIENLRQVGPAQFNWYGEGDDMIFVDGEPFPPSLHGTGTEDYFNTAWCPAEEYNAPYHGIVLPGGQNWSGKISLYRYHIEDPVRFQRSIKVTIEHGHNNHRSDDWSSTAYWYQTEPHAQVPPLPPVTDRLPRPDERLF comes from the coding sequence ATGACCGGACCCCTGTCGAACCTGCCGCAGCTGACCGGGACCAGGAGCGCCCGCGCCTCCAGCTGGGACCGGACCGGCGGCAACGACGACCGCCTGACCATCGCGCCTGGCGACACGGCGCAGCTCGCGGCCATCGACGAACCGGGCGTGGTGCGGCACATCTGGGTGACGATCGCCTGCGACGACGAGCACTACCTGCGCAAGATCGTGCTGCGGATGTACTGGGACGGCGCCGACAGCCCGTGCGTCGAGGCGCCGGTGGGCGACTTCTTCGGGCTCGGGCACGCACAGCACCGCAACTTCGTGTCCATGCCACTGCAGATGAGCCCGCAGGACGGCAAGGCGTTCAACTGCTGGTTCCCGATGCCGTTCGACTCCGCCCGCATCGAGGTGGCCAACGAGTGCGCCACCGACGTCGTCTTCTACTACTACGTCGACTACGACCTCACCGGCGCCCCGGACCCGCGGGCCGGCCGGTTCCACGCCCGATGGCAGCGGCAGAACCCGACCGACGGACTGGCCGACGAGTCCGGGCTGACGAACAGCGAGTTCCAGTTCGGCGGCGCCAACACCGACGGCGCCGGCAACTACGTGCTGCTCGACGCCGTGGGCGAGGGCCACTACGTCGGCTGCCATGTCGACATCGAGAACCTGCGCCAGGTCGGGCCCGCGCAGTTCAACTGGTACGGCGAGGGCGACGACATGATCTTCGTCGACGGCGAGCCGTTCCCGCCGTCGTTGCACGGCACCGGCACCGAGGACTACTTCAACACCGCCTGGTGCCCGGCCGAGGAGTACAACGCGCCCTACCACGGCATCGTGCTGCCGGGCGGGCAGAACTGGTCCGGGAAGATCTCGCTGTATCGCTACCACATCGAGGACCCGGTCCGGTTCCAGCGGTCGATCAAGGTGACCATCGAGCACGGGCACAACAATCATCGCTCGGACGACTGGTCGAGCACGGCGTACTGGTACCAGACCGAGCCGCACGCACAGGTCCCGCCGCTGCCGCCGGTGACCGACCGGCTGCCGCGCCCGGACGAACGGCTGTTCTGA
- a CDS encoding ABC transporter substrate-binding protein: MAGYRPPVLTRRQFTTRMLAAGASAGVLAPLLSSCGGDDSSGSSGGGPIQFWKFVADGDDPQIEAAIKRWNAENADMQVKFQTFPFADYTGTKLTTAFAAGNGPDVFWISPGAFLNYVNTGVSAPVDDLVDKSGYNPASVAAVTVEGAMQALPFEIEPVALFYREDHLADAGIEPPTTWDGLFSAAQELTAAERKGIIIEVAPGPYQNFTWYPFLWSAGGEVVNEDSTESALRTPEAAAAFDLWGRLVTEGYAPNDNATSTTDIGTLGRGETSMQVCGFWAIAALQEEFADQPINVIPIPAPDGGTPVSVYGGWTQMLNAESPRLDAAKAFTKWLWVDDDVFAEEWACRAGSKFSPREAVNEACGDVFGGDPHSVFTEQILPIARAEPRYPDQVVKAVGDGLQAAMFRGASGEDAAAVAADAIDRFLSSYQGAPLNPEST, encoded by the coding sequence ATGGCCGGTTACCGCCCACCAGTGCTCACCCGCCGTCAGTTCACGACCAGGATGCTCGCCGCGGGCGCCTCTGCCGGTGTTCTCGCGCCGCTGCTCTCCTCCTGCGGAGGCGACGACAGCAGTGGCAGCAGCGGGGGCGGGCCGATCCAGTTCTGGAAGTTCGTCGCCGACGGCGACGATCCGCAGATCGAGGCCGCCATCAAGCGCTGGAACGCCGAGAACGCGGACATGCAGGTGAAGTTCCAGACCTTCCCGTTCGCCGACTACACCGGCACCAAGCTGACCACAGCGTTCGCCGCCGGCAACGGCCCGGACGTGTTCTGGATCAGCCCCGGCGCGTTCCTCAACTACGTCAACACCGGAGTGTCCGCGCCGGTCGACGACCTCGTCGACAAGAGCGGGTACAACCCCGCCTCCGTCGCCGCCGTCACCGTCGAGGGGGCGATGCAGGCGCTGCCGTTCGAGATCGAACCGGTGGCCCTGTTCTACCGCGAGGACCACCTGGCCGACGCCGGCATCGAACCACCCACCACCTGGGACGGGCTGTTCTCCGCCGCACAGGAGCTCACCGCCGCCGAGCGCAAGGGCATCATCATCGAGGTCGCCCCCGGGCCGTACCAGAACTTCACCTGGTACCCGTTCCTGTGGAGCGCCGGCGGCGAGGTGGTCAACGAGGACTCGACGGAGTCGGCGCTGCGCACCCCGGAGGCGGCCGCGGCGTTCGACCTGTGGGGGCGCCTCGTCACCGAGGGCTACGCGCCCAACGACAACGCGACGTCGACCACCGACATCGGCACGCTCGGCCGGGGCGAGACGTCCATGCAGGTGTGCGGGTTCTGGGCGATCGCCGCGCTGCAGGAGGAATTCGCCGACCAGCCGATCAACGTCATCCCGATTCCCGCGCCCGACGGCGGCACTCCGGTCTCCGTCTACGGCGGCTGGACACAGATGCTCAACGCCGAGAGCCCGCGGCTGGACGCGGCCAAGGCGTTCACGAAGTGGCTGTGGGTCGACGACGACGTGTTCGCCGAGGAGTGGGCCTGCCGAGCCGGCTCGAAGTTCTCGCCGCGCGAAGCCGTCAACGAGGCCTGCGGCGACGTGTTCGGCGGCGACCCGCACAGCGTGTTCACCGAGCAGATCCTGCCCATCGCCCGGGCTGAGCCGCGCTACCCCGACCAGGTGGTCAAGGCGGTCGGCGACGGCCTCCAGGCGGCGATGTTCCGCGGCGCGAGCGGCGAGGACGCGGCGGCGGTGGCAGCCGACGCCATCGACAGGTTCCTCTCTTCGTACCAGGGCGCGCCGCTCAATCCCGAGAGCACGTGA
- a CDS encoding L-fucose/L-arabinose isomerase family protein, which yields MARIGLLTISDGRDFVHRDIADWARSSEDAIAAALEGAGHEVVRAPELVWTNELASSQARLVAEARPDLTIFNYSVWAFPHFSMLAADATPGPLVLLSNIDPVQPGMVGMLAAGGGLDQIGRVHGRVWGDVADPVTLERLLVHVRAAQAVGGLRGSTFGRFGGRPMGMYTAVANTDQWLATFGVDVEEIDQWEIVRRSELVSPARAKEGREWLEKHANVHYDGKQLTPELLERQIRSYHAVRELIDEWNLDFSGIKGQPELTTHFTTMDITEAFLNDPYDWEGPKPSHVTATESDMDAALTMQILKLISGDPVLFADVRHYHADRDIWDMANSGQHATWYAARSDDPAENLRRVHLYPEVFFFPAGGASVHHIAAPGDMTLARLTRHSGRYRMQVVRGAFEDYGDEVNEQLARQSTFEWPHAFTRMDVPADEFLSRFGANHIHAVPGDYVAELEQVCRQLDVDFQRLGG from the coding sequence GTGGCACGTATCGGCCTGTTGACGATCTCCGACGGACGCGACTTCGTGCACCGCGACATCGCGGACTGGGCCCGCTCGTCCGAGGACGCGATCGCCGCGGCGCTGGAGGGCGCCGGGCACGAGGTGGTCCGGGCCCCCGAGCTGGTGTGGACCAACGAACTGGCGTCCAGCCAGGCCCGGCTGGTCGCCGAGGCGCGGCCCGACCTCACGATCTTCAACTACTCGGTGTGGGCGTTCCCGCACTTCTCCATGCTCGCCGCCGACGCGACGCCGGGACCGCTGGTGCTGCTGTCGAACATCGACCCGGTGCAGCCCGGCATGGTCGGCATGCTGGCCGCGGGTGGCGGGCTGGACCAGATCGGCCGCGTGCACGGCCGGGTCTGGGGCGACGTCGCCGACCCGGTGACGCTGGAGCGGCTGCTGGTGCACGTCCGGGCGGCGCAGGCGGTCGGCGGGCTGCGGGGGAGCACGTTCGGCCGGTTCGGCGGCCGCCCGATGGGTATGTACACCGCCGTCGCGAACACCGACCAGTGGCTGGCGACCTTCGGCGTCGACGTCGAGGAGATCGACCAGTGGGAGATCGTCCGCCGGTCCGAGCTGGTGTCGCCCGCCCGGGCCAAGGAAGGCCGGGAGTGGCTGGAGAAGCACGCCAACGTCCACTACGACGGCAAGCAGCTCACGCCCGAGCTGCTGGAGCGGCAGATCCGCTCGTACCACGCGGTGCGTGAGCTGATCGACGAGTGGAACCTCGACTTCTCCGGCATCAAGGGCCAGCCGGAGCTGACGACGCACTTCACCACGATGGACATCACCGAGGCGTTCCTCAACGACCCGTACGACTGGGAGGGCCCGAAGCCCAGCCACGTCACCGCGACGGAGTCTGACATGGACGCCGCGCTGACCATGCAGATCCTCAAGCTGATCTCCGGCGACCCGGTGCTCTTCGCCGACGTCCGGCACTACCACGCCGACCGCGACATCTGGGACATGGCCAACTCCGGCCAGCACGCCACCTGGTACGCCGCCCGCAGCGACGACCCGGCGGAGAACCTGCGCCGCGTCCACCTGTACCCGGAGGTGTTCTTCTTCCCGGCCGGCGGCGCGTCGGTGCACCACATCGCCGCACCCGGCGACATGACGCTGGCCCGGCTCACCCGGCACAGCGGCCGCTACCGCATGCAGGTGGTGCGCGGCGCGTTCGAGGACTACGGCGACGAGGTCAACGAGCAGCTGGCCCGGCAGTCGACGTTCGAGTGGCCGCACGCGTTCACCCGCATGGACGTCCCGGCCGACGAGTTCCTGTCCCGGTTCGGCGCCAACCACATCCACGCCGTCCCCGGCGACTACGTGGCCGAGCTCGAGCAGGTCTGCCGGCAGCTGGACGTCGACTTCCAGCGGCTGGGCGGGTAG